Proteins co-encoded in one Paracrocinitomix mangrovi genomic window:
- a CDS encoding carboxypeptidase-like regulatory domain-containing protein has protein sequence MSQSDDDCIGMNLGAKVVNNNTKEAVAFAKVYSVKSGKGTVTNELGEFKLKEISCYDSLRISFIGFETKTISVVDLIVSNTIKLNEKENLLSTVNVLADNSFLYQLVISCAKNKKTPSQQAKTYFQLESSSNGKTVEMLESYYNGTFKDYNVSKLDIKAGRVGLAHQNGHFVLSTETSKAILEQDLFKPTSLFPANPLSQSKKELYTNYSLSLSQKFAEGENQIFAIRFTPRKEANNFFSGIIWIDSASSSLRKIQLEIENSNISPFAPSGSTSKISAVDIQISKTFNNIEDETYLSEIQFNYQFDLVSQNGSVYTVNSKAYLYAFNYEEIFDLPFFDFVEGMHQDYLSISAFPYVESFWQSDPQFELYQHHQKVTNFIKNDAQISNDDIFRHNQYRDRGFFNNEYVGWNENRIVITERKLDNNYQDKGIIAGSRYNLEAQIFLDVNTVNDTVVIYTKSILDPFRSYYSLDINNASLAFINMFFDLIEIKRRQLDNQLMNIKDFSEIKTLYTKEIADLNEITTRFFKEVQHGTEADEMIKWNSYIKGNLGIDNLDIFQVTFEN, from the coding sequence TTGTCACAATCTGATGACGATTGTATTGGAATGAATCTAGGAGCAAAAGTGGTTAACAATAACACCAAAGAAGCGGTTGCATTTGCCAAAGTTTATAGCGTAAAATCAGGAAAAGGAACAGTTACAAACGAGCTAGGTGAATTTAAACTGAAAGAAATTTCTTGTTATGATAGTTTAAGAATATCATTCATAGGATTTGAAACCAAAACCATCTCAGTAGTTGACCTTATTGTTTCTAATACAATTAAACTTAACGAAAAAGAAAATCTACTTTCTACTGTAAATGTACTGGCAGACAACAGCTTTTTATATCAATTAGTGATCAGCTGCGCCAAAAATAAGAAAACCCCAAGTCAACAAGCAAAGACGTATTTTCAACTAGAATCTAGCAGCAATGGGAAAACAGTTGAAATGCTTGAATCATATTATAATGGCACATTCAAAGATTACAATGTATCCAAGCTTGATATAAAAGCAGGACGAGTTGGACTCGCTCATCAAAATGGACATTTTGTATTATCAACTGAAACATCCAAAGCAATTTTAGAACAAGACTTATTCAAGCCCACTTCCCTATTCCCCGCAAACCCACTAAGTCAGAGTAAAAAAGAATTGTACACTAACTATTCGCTTTCCTTGAGTCAAAAATTCGCAGAAGGTGAGAATCAAATTTTTGCCATAAGATTCACACCTAGAAAGGAAGCTAACAATTTTTTTAGCGGGATCATTTGGATAGATTCAGCATCTAGCTCCCTGCGTAAAATTCAATTAGAAATTGAAAACAGTAATATATCTCCTTTTGCTCCATCTGGCTCTACAAGTAAGATCTCAGCAGTTGATATTCAAATAAGCAAAACCTTTAACAATATAGAAGACGAAACTTATTTAAGTGAGATTCAATTCAACTATCAATTTGACCTGGTCTCTCAAAACGGGTCAGTTTATACCGTCAACTCAAAAGCATATTTATACGCCTTTAACTACGAAGAAATATTTGACCTCCCCTTCTTTGATTTTGTAGAAGGAATGCATCAGGACTATCTTTCAATTAGCGCCTTTCCGTATGTTGAGAGCTTTTGGCAAAGTGACCCACAATTTGAACTTTACCAACACCATCAAAAAGTCACCAACTTTATTAAAAATGATGCTCAAATCAGCAATGATGACATATTCAGACACAATCAGTACAGAGATAGAGGATTTTTCAACAATGAATATGTGGGATGGAATGAAAACAGAATCGTTATTACCGAGCGAAAATTGGACAACAATTATCAGGATAAAGGAATTATTGCGGGCAGCAGATATAATTTGGAGGCTCAAATATTTTTAGACGTAAACACGGTGAATGATACAGTTGTAATTTATACTAAATCAATTCTGGATCCTTTCAGAAGCTACTATTCATTGGATATTAACAATGCTTCTTTAGCATTTATAAATATGTTTTTTGACTTGATCGAAATTAAAAGAAGACAACTAGATAATCAATTAATGAATATCAAGGATTTTAGCGAAATCAAAACTTTGTACACAAAAGAGATTGCCGATCTAAATGAAATTACTACTCGGTTTTTCAAGGAAGTTCAACATGGCACTGAAGCAGATGAAATGATTAAATGGAATTCCTACATCAAAGGAAACTTAGGAATTGACAACTTAGATATCTTTCAGGTGACATTTGAAAATTGA
- a CDS encoding tetratricopeptide repeat protein codes for MKSILTILVLSLFLHSEAQSFTPDELHALDSMDRIIDNPEQHDTTKVWTLLEKALYFYISNPDSALSLCENAKELSEKNDFIAGKGESYAWIGFLSQRQGNILKALEYNHKSLKIKETLKDSNGMSTAYNNIGVLYDDQGDYENALLYYNKALIINKALNNLGSVATCYNNIGFIKFSNGEIDEGLSDMRTSLEICKEIKDKNGEAISLSNLGLMHNKLHQKEIYNQFQKDSLIELAINYFNESIIIFKELNNKSRLSNSYSNLGFIYIDQGKIGKAKEMGENAFALAEEIGFRTSIKNAANLLHLVYEKQGKGMKALEMHKLYIEMKDSLNNDEVQRKTLQEQAQYEYEKQKALDEAEHQKEIAIKNSEHEKALAIEKAAKQKQSILAIGSIIGLALVIIFSIILFNRLRITRQQKSVIEEQKSKVEKQKEIIEETHKEITDSIQYAKRLQNAILPSVEKLNKEISENFIFYLPKNVVSGDFYWLEKSNKYTYLAVADCTGHGVPGAMVSLVCSNALNKAVNEFNLEEPSDILNKTREIVIGSFAQNGEEVKDGMDISLCAINENFINFSGANNPLWIVRKSTGKSENVSITENGFDLIEIKGDKQPIGLYDKMEPFKQTTLEIQKGDTIYFFSDGYADQFGGEKGKKFMYKSMKKMFLEMQNYSMKEQFQQIEKEFFKWKGDLEQIDDICVIGIKFS; via the coding sequence ATGAAGTCAATTTTAACCATTCTAGTCCTTTCTCTTTTTCTTCACTCTGAGGCACAAAGTTTCACACCTGATGAATTGCATGCTCTGGACAGCATGGACAGAATTATAGACAACCCTGAACAACATGACACCACAAAAGTATGGACCTTACTGGAAAAAGCGCTTTATTTCTACATCTCCAATCCTGATTCTGCGCTGTCGTTATGCGAAAACGCAAAAGAGCTTTCTGAAAAAAATGACTTTATAGCCGGTAAAGGTGAATCCTATGCATGGATTGGTTTTTTATCACAAAGACAAGGCAACATATTAAAAGCACTTGAATATAACCATAAGTCATTAAAAATAAAGGAGACATTAAAAGACAGTAATGGAATGTCTACAGCTTACAACAACATTGGTGTACTTTATGATGATCAAGGAGACTACGAAAATGCGCTATTATACTACAATAAAGCTCTGATAATAAACAAAGCCTTGAACAACCTTGGATCAGTCGCCACATGTTACAACAACATTGGTTTTATTAAATTTTCAAATGGTGAAATTGATGAAGGCCTAAGTGATATGAGAACTTCCTTGGAGATTTGCAAAGAAATAAAAGATAAAAACGGAGAAGCTATATCATTAAGCAACTTAGGTTTAATGCATAATAAATTGCATCAAAAAGAAATTTACAATCAATTTCAAAAAGACTCTTTAATTGAATTAGCCATTAATTATTTCAATGAATCAATAATCATCTTCAAAGAACTCAACAACAAAAGTAGATTATCCAATAGTTATTCTAATCTGGGATTTATCTATATAGACCAAGGAAAGATTGGAAAAGCTAAAGAGATGGGTGAAAATGCATTTGCATTGGCTGAAGAAATTGGGTTCAGAACTAGTATTAAAAATGCAGCCAATCTACTCCACCTTGTTTATGAAAAGCAAGGAAAAGGAATGAAAGCATTGGAGATGCACAAGCTATACATTGAAATGAAAGACAGCTTAAACAATGATGAAGTCCAACGCAAAACTTTACAAGAACAAGCACAATATGAATATGAAAAACAAAAAGCGCTAGATGAAGCTGAACATCAAAAAGAAATCGCGATCAAAAATTCAGAACATGAAAAAGCTCTTGCTATAGAAAAAGCAGCAAAACAAAAACAATCAATCCTAGCCATAGGAAGCATTATTGGACTTGCTCTTGTTATTATATTTTCAATAATATTATTCAACAGGTTAAGGATTACAAGACAACAAAAGAGCGTAATTGAAGAACAAAAAAGTAAAGTTGAAAAGCAAAAAGAAATAATTGAAGAAACTCACAAAGAAATTACAGATAGTATCCAATACGCTAAAAGATTGCAGAACGCAATTTTACCCTCAGTTGAAAAATTAAATAAGGAAATATCTGAAAACTTCATTTTCTATTTACCTAAAAATGTAGTAAGTGGTGATTTTTACTGGCTTGAAAAATCCAACAAGTACACTTATTTAGCAGTAGCAGACTGTACCGGCCATGGTGTTCCGGGAGCAATGGTAAGTTTAGTTTGTTCAAATGCGCTTAATAAAGCGGTAAATGAATTTAATCTCGAAGAACCTAGTGACATTCTGAATAAAACAAGGGAAATCGTAATTGGATCGTTTGCACAGAATGGTGAAGAAGTTAAAGATGGAATGGATATATCACTTTGTGCAATAAATGAAAATTTCATCAATTTTTCAGGTGCTAATAACCCACTTTGGATTGTAAGGAAAAGCACCGGAAAGTCAGAAAACGTAAGTATTACTGAAAACGGATTTGATCTTATAGAAATAAAAGGAGACAAACAACCCATTGGATTATATGATAAAATGGAACCTTTCAAACAAACAACATTAGAGATTCAAAAAGGAGACACTATATATTTCTTCTCAGATGGATATGCAGATCAATTTGGCGGTGAGAAAGGAAAAAAATTCATGTATAAATCAATGAAAAAGATGTTTTTAGAAATGCAGAATTATTCTATGAAAGAACAATTTCAACAAATTGAAAAAGAGTTCTTTAAATGGAAAGGCGATCTTGAACAAATTGATGACATTTGTGTAATTGGAATCAAATTTTCTTAA
- a CDS encoding glutamine synthetase III, which yields MSKSREKAFDEVLNRIPQVMKDPERRVSEYFGENIFHLDKMRECLTEDAYKVVKSAIEHGTPVDRTHADQIATAMKDWAISKGATHYTHWFQPLTGSTAEKHDSFFKPISAGKAIERFEGDLLVQQEPDASSFPHGGIRNTFEARGYTAWDPTSPAFVIGKTLCIPTVFISYTGEALDYKMPLLKALQAVGDAATDVCQYFDKNVSVVKPTLGWEQEYFLVDSALYNARPDLVLAGRAVFGHEPAKGQQLDDHYFGSIPERATAFMKEFEYESHLLGIPVTTRHNEVAPNQFECAPMFEEVNVANDHNLLLMDVMEKIARKHNFRVLLHEKPFAGINGSGKHNNWSLGTNTGVNLLQPGKNPKSNLQFLTFFVNTIKAIHDNADLLRAAIASASNDHRLGANEAPPAIISVFIGSQLTKMLDDLEKNVKAGKMTPEDKTKLKLDIGKIPEILLDNTDRNRTSPFAFTGNKFEFRAVGSSANCAQAMLVLNTIMANQLIDFKKTVDARIKKGEKKDEAILKELQVLIKESKKIRFEGNGYGDEWVKEAEKRGLSNLKDTPRALDVWSKKESKQLFGKLGILSEREIEARHEIELENYILKLQIEGRVIGDLAKNHIMPAALEYQNVLIKNVQGLISVLGEKEGREAARTQINFIKSISKHVNNLNDKVNLMIDERKKAREMDDTREKAYAYCDNVKSMFDEIRYHADKLEIMVDDEMWPIPKLRELLFTK from the coding sequence ATGTCAAAATCTAGAGAAAAAGCATTCGACGAGGTGTTAAATAGAATTCCTCAAGTCATGAAAGATCCTGAAAGAAGAGTTTCAGAGTATTTTGGTGAAAACATTTTCCATCTTGACAAGATGCGCGAATGCTTAACTGAAGATGCGTATAAAGTAGTTAAGTCAGCTATTGAGCATGGTACTCCGGTAGATAGAACACATGCTGATCAAATTGCTACAGCAATGAAAGATTGGGCAATTTCTAAAGGGGCTACGCATTATACACACTGGTTTCAGCCTTTGACTGGTTCAACTGCTGAAAAACATGATTCATTCTTCAAGCCAATTTCTGCTGGTAAGGCAATTGAAAGATTTGAAGGAGATTTATTGGTTCAACAAGAACCTGATGCATCTTCTTTTCCGCACGGAGGAATTAGAAATACATTTGAAGCAAGAGGTTATACAGCCTGGGATCCAACATCTCCGGCTTTCGTAATAGGTAAAACTCTTTGTATTCCTACTGTATTTATATCATATACAGGTGAAGCATTGGATTATAAAATGCCATTACTTAAAGCATTGCAAGCTGTAGGAGATGCCGCTACAGATGTGTGTCAGTATTTTGACAAAAATGTTTCTGTAGTTAAGCCTACACTAGGGTGGGAACAAGAGTATTTTCTTGTAGATAGTGCTTTATATAATGCACGTCCAGATCTAGTGTTAGCAGGTAGAGCAGTTTTTGGACATGAACCAGCCAAAGGGCAGCAGTTAGATGATCATTATTTTGGTTCTATTCCTGAAAGAGCTACAGCTTTTATGAAAGAATTTGAATATGAGAGTCACCTTTTAGGAATTCCTGTAACAACCAGACATAATGAGGTAGCACCAAATCAATTTGAGTGTGCACCAATGTTTGAAGAAGTTAACGTGGCAAATGACCACAACTTATTATTGATGGATGTAATGGAAAAGATTGCAAGAAAACACAACTTTAGAGTGTTGTTGCATGAAAAACCATTTGCTGGTATCAATGGATCGGGAAAACACAATAACTGGTCTTTAGGAACAAATACCGGAGTGAATTTATTGCAGCCTGGAAAAAATCCTAAATCCAACTTACAGTTCTTGACATTTTTTGTAAACACAATTAAAGCTATTCACGACAATGCTGATTTGCTAAGAGCGGCAATTGCTTCGGCATCAAATGATCATAGACTTGGAGCAAATGAAGCTCCTCCTGCTATTATCTCAGTGTTTATTGGAAGTCAGCTTACAAAAATGCTTGATGATTTAGAGAAAAACGTCAAGGCAGGTAAAATGACACCAGAAGACAAGACTAAGTTGAAGTTGGATATTGGAAAGATTCCGGAAATATTATTGGACAATACTGATAGAAACAGAACTTCTCCTTTTGCCTTTACTGGGAATAAATTTGAGTTTAGAGCTGTTGGGTCATCAGCAAACTGTGCACAAGCAATGTTGGTGTTAAATACCATCATGGCTAATCAGTTAATTGACTTCAAAAAGACTGTTGATGCTAGAATAAAAAAAGGTGAGAAAAAGGATGAGGCTATCTTAAAAGAGCTTCAGGTGCTGATAAAAGAATCTAAGAAAATTAGATTTGAAGGTAATGGATATGGTGATGAATGGGTTAAAGAAGCTGAGAAAAGAGGTTTGTCTAACTTAAAAGATACTCCAAGAGCCCTTGATGTTTGGTCTAAAAAAGAATCAAAACAATTGTTTGGAAAATTAGGAATATTAAGTGAGAGAGAAATTGAGGCTAGACACGAGATTGAGTTAGAAAATTACATTTTAAAACTTCAAATTGAAGGGAGAGTGATTGGTGATTTGGCTAAAAATCACATCATGCCTGCAGCACTTGAATATCAAAATGTATTGATTAAAAACGTTCAAGGATTGATTAGTGTACTTGGAGAGAAAGAGGGTAGAGAAGCAGCAAGAACACAAATCAACTTTATAAAGTCAATTTCAAAGCACGTTAACAACTTAAATGATAAGGTGAATTTGATGATTGATGAGCGTAAAAAAGCTAGAGAAATGGATGATACTCGTGAAAAAGCTTACGCTTATTGCGATAATGTGAAATCTATGTTTGATGAAATCAGATACCATGCAGATAAGTTAGAGATCATGGTAGATGACGAAATGTGGCCAATTCCTAAATTGAGAGAATTGTTGTTCACTAAATAA
- a CDS encoding acyl-CoA carboxylase subunit beta, with protein sequence MAIKKEELEFNKNEDGIKLLISDMERKLKVVYEGGGKKRIEKHHSKGKLTARERIEKLIDEGTETIEIGAFAGEGMYKEHGGCPAGGVVIKIGYVSGRQCIIVANDATVKAGAWFPITGKKNLRAQEIAMENHLPIIYLVDSAGVYLPMQDEIFPDKEHFGRIFRNNAVMSSMGITQIAAVMGSCVAGGAYLPIMSDESLIVNKTGTIFLAGSYLVKAAIGESIDNETLGGATTHTAISGVCDYKSENDEECLQTIRDLMDKIGAAESAGFDRKESKAPKKKQEDIYGIFPIDRAKQYNMYDIIDRLVDDSKFTEYKKDYGQTIICGYARIDGWSVGIVANQRQVVKSAKGEMQFGGVIYTDSADKAARFIMVCNQKNIPLVFLQDVSGFMVGSKSEHAGIIKDGAKMVNTMSNSVVPKFTVILGNSYGAGNYAMCGKAYDPRLIVSWPTAELAVMSGASAAKTLLQIEVASLEAKGEKVDEKKQDELFNKIKSRYDEQISPYYSAARLWVDAIIDPLDTRKVISMGIEMADHKKADQRYNVGALQT encoded by the coding sequence ATGGCTATTAAGAAAGAAGAATTAGAATTCAACAAGAACGAAGACGGAATCAAGTTATTAATCTCTGATATGGAGCGTAAGCTCAAGGTAGTTTATGAAGGAGGAGGAAAAAAGAGAATTGAGAAACACCATTCAAAAGGTAAACTTACCGCCAGAGAGCGAATAGAAAAACTTATTGATGAAGGAACAGAAACAATAGAAATTGGAGCCTTTGCAGGAGAAGGAATGTACAAAGAGCATGGAGGATGTCCTGCCGGAGGTGTAGTGATAAAAATTGGTTACGTAAGTGGACGCCAATGTATAATTGTAGCCAATGATGCAACAGTTAAAGCAGGAGCCTGGTTTCCAATTACCGGTAAAAAGAATCTAAGAGCTCAAGAAATTGCCATGGAAAATCATCTACCTATTATTTATTTGGTAGATAGTGCAGGAGTTTACTTACCAATGCAAGATGAAATTTTCCCGGATAAAGAACATTTTGGTAGAATTTTCAGAAACAATGCGGTAATGTCATCAATGGGCATCACACAAATTGCAGCAGTAATGGGAAGCTGTGTTGCAGGTGGAGCTTACCTTCCAATCATGTCAGATGAATCTTTGATTGTCAATAAAACCGGAACTATCTTTTTAGCGGGATCATACCTTGTAAAAGCAGCCATAGGAGAAAGCATTGACAATGAAACTTTGGGCGGAGCAACAACGCATACCGCCATTTCAGGAGTTTGCGATTATAAATCTGAAAATGATGAAGAATGTCTTCAAACTATTCGTGATTTAATGGATAAAATTGGAGCAGCAGAATCTGCTGGTTTTGATAGAAAAGAAAGCAAAGCTCCAAAGAAAAAACAAGAAGATATTTATGGAATCTTTCCAATAGACAGAGCGAAACAGTACAATATGTACGACATTATTGATCGCCTGGTGGATGATTCTAAATTTACTGAATACAAAAAAGATTACGGACAAACGATCATCTGCGGATATGCAAGAATAGATGGTTGGAGTGTCGGAATTGTTGCCAATCAAAGACAGGTAGTAAAAAGCGCCAAAGGAGAAATGCAATTTGGTGGGGTAATTTACACTGATTCAGCAGACAAAGCTGCCAGATTCATTATGGTTTGTAATCAAAAAAACATTCCGTTAGTATTCTTACAGGATGTAAGTGGATTCATGGTTGGATCAAAATCTGAACATGCCGGTATTATTAAGGATGGAGCAAAAATGGTTAACACCATGTCTAATTCAGTGGTTCCAAAATTCACTGTAATTTTAGGAAATTCATACGGTGCAGGAAATTATGCAATGTGTGGAAAAGCTTACGACCCAAGACTAATCGTATCATGGCCAACTGCTGAATTAGCGGTAATGTCAGGTGCGTCTGCTGCAAAAACTTTATTGCAAATTGAGGTAGCATCTCTTGAAGCAAAAGGTGAAAAAGTAGATGAGAAGAAACAAGATGAATTGTTCAACAAAATCAAATCAAGATATGATGAACAAATCTCTCCATATTATTCAGCAGCCAGACTATGGGTTGATGCTATCATTGATCCTTTAGATACCAGAAAAGTGATTTCAATGGGAATTGAAATGGCGGATCACAAAAAAGCAGATCAACGTTATAATGTTGGTGCATTACAAACTTAA
- a CDS encoding DUF4328 domain-containing protein, whose translation MKNVLDNQQRAKNVTIAFYILIAAHLVSIVSDYFEYQLLSKVFFSMEEATSNDFRQILVAILLLGTAIGVIITFIQWFRRAYHNLHKADVKGLTASEGWAAGTWFVPILNLFRPYQIMREIWVETRQYVRKNKPSELSDMEESNYPSVSIIGIWWTLWIISYLLGVATTQISRNSYDIESFKTADILSISQSVVEIINIFVILKIIKESQKMQNKFMIAWRERDNEHSEDFVISESDDILD comes from the coding sequence ATGAAAAATGTTCTTGACAACCAACAAAGAGCAAAAAACGTAACTATTGCCTTTTACATTTTAATAGCTGCTCATCTGGTTTCCATTGTTTCTGATTATTTTGAATATCAGCTTTTATCAAAAGTTTTTTTCTCAATGGAAGAAGCTACCAGTAATGATTTTAGACAAATATTAGTTGCCATACTCTTATTAGGAACAGCAATCGGTGTTATCATCACTTTCATACAATGGTTTAGACGAGCATATCACAATCTACACAAAGCTGATGTAAAAGGATTGACCGCTAGTGAAGGCTGGGCAGCAGGAACTTGGTTTGTACCTATTTTAAATTTATTTAGACCTTACCAAATAATGCGTGAAATTTGGGTAGAAACTCGTCAGTACGTTAGAAAAAATAAGCCTTCAGAACTTTCAGACATGGAAGAAAGTAATTATCCATCTGTTAGTATAATAGGAATTTGGTGGACTTTATGGATCATATCTTATTTGCTTGGAGTGGCAACAACACAGATCAGTAGAAACAGTTATGATATAGAAAGTTTCAAAACAGCAGATATTCTATCTATCAGTCAATCAGTTGTTGAAATCATAAACATTTTTGTCATCCTTAAAATCATTAAAGAGTCTCAAAAGATGCAAAACAAATTCATGATTGCTTGGAGAGAAAGAGATAATGAACATTCAGAAGATTTTGTTATAAGTGAAAGTGATGACATATTAGATTAA
- a CDS encoding Hsp20/alpha crystallin family protein → MTLRRMNKPFTVANEFDQFFNDFFFAPANTIKEGKRRLFGETPAVNIQEGEEGYNISVAAPGMKKEDFKIEINEGVLTISSEKSEENESSAENYTRREYNYSSFERKFTMPENAQEEEIKAAYTDGILKIEIPKMKEAAIEKKKLIEVS, encoded by the coding sequence ATGACTTTAAGAAGAATGAACAAGCCGTTTACAGTAGCAAATGAATTCGATCAGTTTTTTAATGATTTTTTCTTTGCTCCGGCAAACACGATCAAAGAAGGAAAAAGAAGATTGTTTGGCGAAACACCAGCAGTCAATATTCAAGAAGGAGAAGAGGGTTACAACATTTCAGTAGCTGCTCCCGGAATGAAAAAAGAAGACTTTAAAATAGAAATCAACGAAGGCGTTCTTACTATTTCAAGTGAAAAAAGTGAAGAAAATGAGTCTTCAGCTGAAAACTATACCAGAAGAGAATATAACTACTCTTCTTTTGAAAGAAAATTTACAATGCCTGAAAACGCTCAGGAAGAAGAAATTAAAGCTGCCTATACAGATGGAATACTAAAAATTGAGATTCCTAAAATGAAAGAAGCAGCAATAGAGAAAAAGAAATTGATTGAGGTTTCATAA
- a CDS encoding phosphatase PAP2 family protein, producing MDLIRRMLPYFVVCMLFVLTLGILLTIADKKLLHLSTNAMVGGNWDSFFKYLTHVGDGLIAAIVIVTIPLINPKTYLPNFALGMSTFVISGLLAQFFKRVIFSTANRPIKIFGAENLNLVDGVSMHGSYSFPSGHSTAAFALFTFLAFYFRKNSKMQVILGFLAVLVAFSRVYLSQHFYEDILAGSILGIAVFFLCHWLYVKYVFKSDQLKA from the coding sequence ATGGATTTAATCCGAAGAATGCTCCCCTACTTTGTGGTTTGTATGTTATTTGTACTTACCCTGGGAATTTTGTTAACTATTGCAGACAAAAAACTGCTGCACCTGTCAACGAACGCAATGGTTGGAGGAAACTGGGATTCATTTTTCAAATACCTTACGCATGTAGGAGATGGATTAATTGCGGCAATAGTGATTGTGACTATTCCTTTGATTAATCCTAAAACTTATCTTCCAAACTTTGCATTGGGAATGTCAACTTTTGTCATCTCAGGTTTACTAGCCCAATTCTTTAAACGTGTTATTTTCAGTACTGCCAACAGACCGATTAAAATTTTTGGTGCAGAAAATTTAAATCTGGTTGATGGAGTTTCCATGCACGGAAGCTATTCTTTTCCTTCAGGCCATTCAACTGCAGCTTTTGCCTTGTTTACGTTTTTAGCATTTTACTTTAGAAAAAACTCTAAAATGCAAGTTATACTTGGTTTCCTAGCCGTCTTAGTAGCTTTTTCACGCGTTTACCTTTCTCAACACTTTTATGAAGACATCTTAGCCGGTTCTATTTTAGGCATAGCAGTTTTCTTTTTATGTCATTGGTTGTATGTTAAATACGTCTTCAAATCTGATCAACTAAAGGCTTGA
- a CDS encoding alpha/beta hydrolase, whose protein sequence is MNLKSFLLLLTLLPFYIYCQSSVKIDSTKSLNIGESVYFYSEVLKENREVNIYLPSNYHPDSNKTYSVIYLLDGSIQEDLIHVSGIFQFASFPWINMAPECIIVGISNVDRKRDFTFPTTIEADQRDFPSSGGSSAFIKFIETELQPLVNDKFKTNGNNTLIGQSLGGLLATEILFKNGNLFNNYIIVSPSLWWDNESLLELIPVEYLRINHVHIAVGNEGKIMIKDAKQLYKKLSKKLSKENLSFAYYKELDHGDALHLSVYHALKKLFATKSE, encoded by the coding sequence ATGAATCTAAAATCATTTTTACTTCTCTTAACTTTATTGCCTTTCTATATTTACTGCCAAAGCAGTGTCAAAATTGACTCTACAAAGTCCCTTAACATAGGTGAATCAGTTTACTTCTATTCAGAAGTATTAAAGGAAAATAGAGAGGTTAACATTTACTTGCCCAGCAATTATCATCCTGACTCCAATAAAACATATTCAGTTATTTACCTATTAGATGGATCAATCCAAGAGGATTTAATTCATGTATCCGGAATTTTTCAATTTGCTTCTTTTCCATGGATAAATATGGCACCCGAATGCATTATTGTGGGTATCAGCAATGTTGATCGTAAAAGAGATTTCACATTCCCCACCACCATTGAAGCGGATCAAAGAGATTTTCCAAGCAGTGGCGGTTCTTCAGCATTCATCAAATTTATTGAAACAGAACTTCAACCATTAGTAAACGACAAATTCAAAACAAATGGCAATAATACCTTAATTGGCCAATCTCTTGGAGGATTATTGGCCACAGAAATTCTATTTAAAAACGGAAATCTATTTAACAACTATATTATTGTTAGCCCAAGCTTGTGGTGGGATAATGAATCTTTACTAGAATTAATTCCGGTAGAATACCTTCGTATTAACCATGTTCATATAGCTGTTGGAAATGAGGGAAAAATAATGATTAAGGACGCAAAACAACTTTACAAAAAGCTGAGTAAAAAATTGAGCAAAGAAAATCTATCTTTTGCTTATTATAAAGAACTGGATCATGGGGACGCTCTTCATCTTTCAGTATATCATGCTTTAAAAAAGCTGTTCGCTACAAAAAGCGAATAA
- a CDS encoding NUDIX domain-containing protein: MSVTNYNIRVYGLLKHNGKILVTRENRMGIDMLKFPGGGHEFGEGLADCLQREIQEEMGITVEVGELFYVNDFIQISRFNPQDQLISFYYWMTSNQIDQIIIDKPVDTPDGEQIFEWLEIEKLDPSIFTFPIDKIVAEKLKNN, from the coding sequence ATGTCAGTTACTAATTATAACATCAGAGTTTACGGATTGTTGAAGCATAATGGAAAAATTCTTGTCACCAGAGAAAATAGGATGGGTATTGATATGTTGAAATTTCCGGGAGGTGGGCATGAATTCGGCGAAGGTCTTGCAGATTGCTTACAAAGAGAAATTCAAGAAGAGATGGGAATAACCGTTGAAGTAGGTGAGTTGTTCTACGTCAATGATTTTATACAAATATCAAGATTTAACCCTCAAGATCAGCTTATATCATTTTACTATTGGATGACAAGCAATCAAATAGATCAAATAATTATTGACAAACCTGTTGATACTCCGGATGGGGAGCAAATATTTGAATGGCTAGAAATTGAAAAACTAGATCCTTCAATTTTTACATTTCCAATAGATAAAATTGTAGCAGAGAAGTTGAAGAATAATTAA